A genomic window from Silene latifolia isolate original U9 population chromosome 11, ASM4854445v1, whole genome shotgun sequence includes:
- the LOC141614654 gene encoding uncharacterized protein LOC141614654, with the protein MVRFGVVYADLRRSDIEFAVGDKVLLKVSPIKGVMRFGKRGKLSRKYIGPYEILDRVGEVAYRLALPPFLARVHNAFHVSQLRKYVSDPTHVLTPDTVEMDENLSYVEVAKEILNRKLSKTRNGETSLVNVLWSSHNVEEATWEAEADIKEKYPHLFA; encoded by the coding sequence ATGGTCCGATTTGGCGTAGTGTATGCTGATTTGAGGAGGAGTGATATTGAGTTTGCTGTAGGAGACAAAGTATTATTGAAAGTGTCACCAATAAAAGGAGTGATGCGTTTTGGTAAGAGAGGAAAGCTAAGTCGGAAATACATTGGGCCTTATGAGATTTTAGACAGAGTTGGTGAAGTGGCATATCGTCTTGCACTACCACCATTCTTGGCGAGAGTTCATAATGCTTTTCATGTCTCACAGTtgaggaaatatgtgagtgatcctactcATGTGTTAACACCTGACACAGTTGAGATGGATGAGAATTTATCTTATGTGGAGGTGGCTAAGGAAATATTAAACAGAAAACTGAGCAAGACTAGAAATGGCGAGACTTCGTTGGTAAACGTTCTTTGGTCTAGTCATAATGTAGAAGAAGCTACGTGGGAAGCTGAAGCTGATATAAAAGAGAAGTATCCCCATTTATTTGCTTAA